The genomic segment CGCTATCGATGTTTTTAAAGCCATAATCTAAATTGTCATAACCAATATTAGCGCCGATCATCCACTCTTTGTTGATTGGCATCGCACCCGATAACTTTAAGCGCCAAACATCACGTTGTAACTCAGCGTTAGTGTCACCCACTTGGGCTGAGTCTGTGGAAGTGCGCGAGACATGAAACTTAAACGGGGAGTAATCTCTCGCGATAACTTGAGGAGCAAGGAGAAGTCCAGCAAGCGCTGTTAACTTAACCACTTTTTTAACAGAACTTACGTCAAGCTGATTAGCCTGGAACAAGCTTGGAATAACTTTCATTAACTGCTTCCTTTCTCATTATTATTGTGGTCGAAATGATTAATACTCAATAGCAAAAGGTAATACCAAGGCACTACCAATTTGGATCACAATTTCAATATATTATGAGATATTACACAGTTTTAGCATGACACAAAAGCACTGATTTACATTCAAATCTTAAATACGGTGAGCCGTTAAAAATAGGTTAACGCTATCGTTTATATATTGCTCTCGATCTACAATTAAATCGCTCACATCTAAGCCTAGCTCTAGTCGAAGCTTTACCTCACCAAACAACATTAAACATAACCTCACGGCACAATCATGCGGCTTTTCAAAATAAAAAACGTCTTGTTTGTTGACTTCACCCAAGTACTCACTTAATAAGCCCAATATGTGTTTTGGGCCAGCATCAAAATAAAGCTTGGATAAATTCGGGTGAGTTTCAGCATGAGCCAAACAGGTTTTAAATACAGCAACGACTTCATCACTAATGATTAGCTCGCCAAACTGGTGCGCAAAGGTACGAATTGTATTTTCAGGATTTGTTGCGTCTTCTAGTAAGTTGCCCGTTAACTGATGAACAACACATTTAGATTCGATAGCAGCAATAAACAACTCATCTTTAGAGCCATAGTGAGAATAAACCGTTTGCTTTGATACGCCTGCCTTCTTCGCCACCATATCCATACTGGTGCTCGGAAAGCCTTGAACACAAAAAAGCTCAATGGCCGATTGCAGTATCGTTGCTTTTTTTTGCTCACTTCTTGTTCGCGGCAAGTCATGATTACATGTCACTGGAATATCAGAAATTTTGCTCATAAACTCTTCTTTTTTGTCTCAACAGGCGCACGTTATCGCTTTACAACTAAACAACAACGATAACATTTAATCACAAATTAGACTGGACAGTCTAGTTTTTTGACCATAAACTAAGCCTAAAATGGACTAGACAGTCTAGTTTTAATTATTGAGCATCACACAGATGTCATTCGCAGGTCAATACAATAGCTATGATTTGCCTTGGAAGTTGCATTAGCAATAGGAATGTTCCCATGAAAACAGCGACGCGTTCATTATCCGCACTCAGTATTGTCATTTCATTTTTGCTGCTAAGTGGTTGCGGCAATGATGAAACCATCCCAACGCCTTCTGTGGCTGTGCCGAATGTCATCACCCAACCCTTACGGTTTAATTCAAGTTATCAACATCAGCAAAGTTACACAGGCACTGTCCGCTCAGCTGATACCACAGGTGTAGGATTTGAACTTGCAGGCAAGCTAAGTGACATTATCGTCGACAGCGGTGATGCTGTGATTAAAGGGCAAAAGCTTGCCACCTTAAACACCCAATTACTTGAAGCTGAGCAGCAACAATTAAGTGCATCACTGCAACAAACCCAAGCGGATTTAGATTTAGCCCAAAGTAACTTGGAACGCTCCATTGAGCTCAAAAAAAAGCAGTATGTTTCTGAGCAGCAATTCGATGAAACCCAGCAGCAAGTCGCTAGTCTTTTAGCCAATCAAAAACGCCTTAAAGCCTCGCTATACGCCACAGAACTTAAACTTGAGAAATCAACATTAGTCGCTCCATTTAATGGCACCATCAGCAAACGTCATCATAATTTAGGTGAAGTGATCGCGTTAGGTAGCCCAGTATTTACCTTAATCGGCACAAATCAACAGCAAGCCTATATTGGTGTTCCCCATAGCGTCGCTCAAACGCTTGAATCAAATCAAGTCGTTGATATTCGCATTGGAGACCAAACCCATAAAGGCTTAATCGCTGGTATCAGCGCCGAAATAGACCCTGTCACTCGTACTGTTCAATTACGTATCGACTTACCCAACAATAGCCAAGTGATTAATGGCGAAATTGCCTACCTTGAGTATCAACAGCAAATCGCTGATGCGGGATATTGGGTGCCAATATCATCGCTTACCGACGGTGTTAGAGGCTTATGGAATGTCTTTGTAGTCACGAAAAATGAACAAGGACAAGCCCGAATAGAACGCCGAGACGTTGATATTTTATATACCACAGAAAAACAAGCTTACATCAATGGTGCAATTCAAAAAGACGATGTAATTATTACTCAAGGCTTGCATAAACTGGTGGTAGGACAGCGTGTAAATCCACTTCTGAGACTGTGGCGAGGTCATTATGATTAAGGCCTTTGTCGAAAACGGCAGACTCGCAAGTCTTATGATTGCATTACTATTGGTGGCTGGTTTAGGCGCTATTAGTAGTTTGCCTCGCACAGAAGATCCCACCATAACCAATCGCTTTGCTTCGGTTATTACCCAGTACCCTGGCGCTTCAGCTGAACGTGTCGAAGCGTTAGTCACTGAAGTATTAGAAAATGAGCTGCGCCGCCTAGAAGAGCTAAAGCTGGTTCAATCCACTTCCCGTCCTGGCATTTCAGTGATTCAATTGGAGTTAAAAGACACGGTACTTGATACTGCTCCCGTATGGTCTAGAGCCCGAGATCTCATTGCAGACAGTAAATATCAACTGCCCACATCGGCGCAAAATAGTTTATTGGACGATCAAACAGGCTATGCCAACACAGCCATTTTAGGCTTGGTATGGAACAGCGACGCCCCCATCCGTACTGATGTGCTAAACCGCTACGCTAAAGAGTTACAAAGCAAGCTTCGGGTATTAAACGGCACTGATTTTGTAAAATTATCAGGCACACCTGATGAAGAAATATTAGTAGAACTTGATGGCAATAAAATCAGCCAACTCAAGTTAACCCCAGCAAGCATTGCAAGCATTCTGTCAAACGCTGACAGTAAAATTTCAGCAGGTGAAATCAATAACGCCACATTTAAAGCCTTAATTGAGGTATCAGGTGAGCTAGATTCCATTACTCGGGTCAGCGAAGTACCGCTAAAAATTGATGCAAGCGGCCAGATTATTCGCCTTGGTGACGTGGCGAATGTCAGTCGTCAACCGAAAACCCCTGCAACCAGCATCGCATTAATTAATGGCGAACCTGGGGTACTAGTGTCGGCACGTATGATTGATAATAACCGTGTTGATAAATGGCAAGCTCAAGTGAGTCAGGTAGTTGAAAGCTATAGTGCAAACCTGCCTGCCAACATTGATGTGCAATGGCTATTTGATCAACAAGGTTATACCAGTGTTCGTCTTGGCGACTTAGTCATCAATCTGATCCAAGGATTTTTGATCATTCTTTTTGTACTTATGTTAACACTCGGGCTGCGTAACGCCGTTATTGTGGCCCTATCACTACCGCTAACTGCGCTCTTCACCCTTGCTTGCATGAAATACACCGGCTTACCCATCCATCAAATGTCAGTCACAGGCTTAGTGGTTGCTCTTGGGAACATGGTCGATAACGCCATTGTGATTGTCGATGCCATTGCCCAGCGCCGCAAGCAAGGGCTAACCAAGCTTGAGGCTGTTAGTAAAACCTTGCATCACCTTTGGTTGCCTTTAGCAGGCTCTACTATCACCACGATGTTAGCTTTTGCGCCAATTGTACTCATGCCTGGCGCTGCTGGTGAGTTTGTTGGTGGCATTGCTATTTCAGTCATGTTCGCTTTGTTAGGGTCTTACCTCATTTCTCACACGATTATTGCAGGCCTTGCGGGACGCTTTAGTCAAGATAACGAGTCCATGGCTTGGTACCAAAAAGGCATGGCCTTTCCCCGCCTAGGACACGCTTTTAAAGTCAGTTTACGCTTTGGCTTATCAAAACCCTTACTCACAGCCATACTCATCGGAATATTACCGGTATCGGGCTTTTATGCTTCGACTAAAATGACCGAGCAATTCTTTCCGCCTTCAGACCGAGATATGTTCCAAATTGAAGTCTATTTAGCGCCTCATGTCAGCCTAGATAACACCCTCAAACAAGTTAAAAGCATTGATGAACGTCTTGAGTCGATTGACGATGTTGAAATGATCACTTGGGTGGTTGGCGGTAATACACCTTCGTTTTATTACAACCCTACCCAACGTCAGCAAGGGGCAACAAACTATGCTCAAGCTATGGTGAAAGTCACTGATTTTAACGCTGCCAATAGATTGATTTTATCGCTGCAACAAGAATTTGATGCTGACTTCCCTCAGGCACAAATCTTGGTCAGAAAGCTTGAACAAGGCCCACCATTTAATGCACCAGTAGAACTGCGGATCTATGGCCCGTCATTGGATACATTAAACCAGTTAGGCGAGCAAGCCCGTGGCTTACTGATGGACACAGAGGATGTGATTCATACCCGTGCCACCTTGAGTGCAGGATCACCTAAAGTCTGGTTACAAATAAACGAAGATGCCAGCTTAATGAGTGGTCTCAGTTTATCTGATATCGCTAAGCAAATAGAAATGGCGACCACAGGTATTATTGGCGGCAGTATTTTAGAGCAAACGGAATCATTACCTGTTCGAGTTAGGCTTGCTGATACGTCTAGAGAAGAAGCAACGCGTCTAGCAGAGCTTAACTTAGTCTCTAGCCAAGGAGACACCATCCCGCTTTCAGCAGTATCACAAAACCAAATTAATGTGAGTCGTGGCGGTATTCCTCGCCGTAACGGCGAGCGAGTGAACACAATAGAAGCATACATTGTCAGTGGGGTTTTGCCCGGTAAGGTGCTTAATGACGTTAAAAGAAGGTTAGAACAAATTGAGTTACCGTCTGGTTATCATCTTGAAATTGGTGGTGAAAGTGCCAAACGAGACGAAGCCGTTGGTAATTTACTGTCCAATATCGTCGCGGTAGTGACCCTGCTATTGGCCACTGTAGTGTTATCGTTTAACTCATTCAGATTAACCGCCATTATCTTACTCAGTGCCTTCCAGTCTGCAGGGCTTGGCTTACTAGCCGTTTACCTGTTTGGTTATCCGTTCGGCTTTACCGTCATCATTGGCTTATTGGGCCTAATGGGTCTGGCAATTAACGCTGCTATTGTGATTTTAGCTGAATTAGAAGACGTACCAGAGGCTCGGTTAGGCAATAAAGACACCATTATTGCCTTAGTGAGTGGCTGTGGCAGACACATTGGCTCAACCACTATCACCACCATTGGCGGCTTTTTACCCTTGATCATTGCTGGCGGTGGATTCTGGCCACCCTTTGCCATTGCAATTGCGGGCGGCACATTACTAACCACTATGCTGTCACTTATTTGGGTACCCACCATGTACCTTATTTTAATGAAGAAAAAACAACATAATTCTGAAATATTGTCGCCCGTACAAGTTTAATATAATCAACTACTAACCAACAAAAAACGACGCATTAATGCGTCGTTTTTTATTATAGAATCGCCAATTACACATTCACGAATTTACTCAATCTAGACATGATCTCAATCAAGTCATCTTGGCATTATTTGCTCTAGATTGGAGTGACCTTTAATTCGGAAACTATCAAATGAACTATCGAAGTTGGTCTCTAACAAAACAAATAACGTACTTTTCTTTAGCGCTGACGGTTTTAGTCTTCAGCATCATTTCTTCCGTGTCATATTTCAGCTCATCAAACGTATTAAAAGAAAAAGCCATCGACTCGATGAACGAGCAAATGCAGAGCAATGCAGCGCTAATTGAGCTGCAGTACACAAGCTTACTTGCCCTAGCCCGCCGTAATGCCGACATACTACGTGCAATGTACCCTGGAAACTTTCACAAACCAGATCGCACCGTCAGAGTTTACAGCACTCAAACACCTGCCCTAGTACATGAAAAAGAGCAAATTAACGCCACTAAAAGTAAAGTAGATCGTTTTTCAAACTTAACTGGCGGCACAGCCACCATTTTTGTAAAAGACGGCGATGACTTTCTTCGTATTTCGACTTCACTGAAAAAAGCCGATGGTAAACGGGCATTGGCAACTTACCTAGGTAGTAGCCACCCAGGCTACCAAACACTGATAAACGGTAATGAATATGAAGGTTACGCCAAACTATTTGGTAAAGACTACATGACCGTTTACCGACCAATCAAAAATGCTAGCAATGAAGTCATCGGTATTTTGTATATTGGTTTTGATATCACCGACTCAATTTCCGAACTGCAAAAGACAATTAATAATCTCAAAGTTGAAGAAACGGGTCATTACATGTTGGTGCGCAACAATGACCAACGACTGATTTCGCATCCCAACTTCGCCACGGGTGAAGCATTAAATAGCGACATATTAAATGGCCTAGACATCAACCAATTATTGGGCCGCCACCAAAGCGTTGAATACGTTAACCACCAACAACAGCAAATGTTTGCTAACAGTATCAATATACCGGGGTGGAACTGGACATTAATCGGATTAACTCAAACCGCTGAGCTTAATAATGAGAGCCTACAACTCTTGTATATTACCACTGGTGTTGCCGTGTTAGGGATACTGCTAATAAGTGGGTTATTAGCTGCTCTGCAAATAAAAGCATTAGCGCCTTTGCAGCGTTTCCAGCAACAACTGAAAGCCTTAGGTAAAGGTGATTTATCCCAGCAATTTGAAGTCAGTGATCCTAATAGCAAGAACGAAATAGATTTAATTACGCTCAGTGCTGCCGACATGTCAAACAACTTAAAAGAGCTGATTTTCTCGCTGCAGCACTCAGTAGAGACCCTTGAGTCACAGGCTCAAAAAGCCCAAGAGATGGCAAGGTTAAATGGCGATGAATCGGCATCGTTAATGATGCAAACGAACCAAATTGCCACAGCAATTGAAGAGATGTCAGCTTCTATTCGAGATGTTGCTAGTCACTCGAACGAAGGGGCAGTCAAGAGCCAACAAGTGGATCAATCCTCTCGTAGCGGTCATAAGCAGCTTACTGACGTTGTTGAGTCGCTGAATGCGCTTAAAACCCAGCTTAATGAAAGCCAAGATAACATTGAAAATGTCAGTAAAGAGAGTGAAGCGATTAATCAGGTCACAGAAGTGATTAATAGTATTGCCGAGCAAACTAATTTGCTCGCACTAAATGCTGCTATTGAAGCTGCTCGAGCAGGCGAGCAAGGACGAGGTTTTGCGGTTGTCGCTGACGAAGTAAGATCGTTAGCACAGCGCACGCAAAGTTCGATTTCCGAAATCAGTAAAACCATTGGCCAACTGCAAGCGCAAGTTAAGGTTACCAGCCAGCAAATGTCAGACAGCCATAGACTCGGCACTGAATCGGCAGAGCAAGGCTTTGAGACCAGCGAACAGTTAAGCCAAATCACCGTAAGTATTGGTGAGCTTGCCACCTTCACTAGCAGCATTGCGAGTGCAACAGAGCAGCAAAGTGCAGTCGCTGACGAAATCACCCGTAACCTACATCAAATATCGACACTCGCAAACGAAGGACAAGAACGCGCTAGCGAAACCGTCGATGTGGCTGATGGACTCAGTTCTCTTGCCAGCGAACTGAATACTAAAATTAATTTCTTTAAAATCTAATGCGTTTCTTTGAAATAATATCCTGATAACTCAGGTCTTTATAAAGGCATGTCCCATAGGTACATGCCTTTTTTATTTGAACAAACAGCCTAACACACAGTGTATTTGATGTTAGTCCCTGGTGTTAAAAACGGAATCAATATGAAAAAACGAACTCTCGCAGCCCTTCTTGCATCTCACACTTTGGCTCTTGCTATTGGTTTTGGTGGTGGCATTTATGCCTTACCGATTTTAACTGCGCCTGATGCGCCTTCAAGTGAAAAAGTCGCATCGTTAGATACCCAACAACGCTACACAGCAGAGTTCACTCGAGACCTTAAAGACAGCGATGCACTGCACTGGGGAGAAGGAACAGTGATGATTGGCGATGATTACATTACCTTAAACGGTAAGCTATCGCCTGGGCCTGACTTTAAGGTATACCTTGCTAAAGAGTTTGTTGAAACAGAAGCCGACTTTAACCGCCTTAAGTCCTCTATGGTGCAAGTGGCTGACGTCAAAACCTTCGATAATTTTTTAGTGCCAATTACAAAGGATATTGATGTTGGCGATTACAATACCGTCATTATTTGGTGCGAAAGTTTCGGCCAATTTATTACTGCTGCTCAATATCAATAAAAGCAATTAACCCATAATCAATTCGCGATTTAGAGTGTTCCTATTAAGAGTTAACATGAACAGCTGGCCTTCATTGAGTTAATAAAGCAATAAAAAACCCTGCGCTATGGCAGGGTTTTTTATCAGCTCAAATTACTTACTTATCTTTTGCATCAGCTTCGCTGATACGATCTAAGTTTTCAGTGTTTTCAAGCCAAAGCGCATTAATGATGCCAAAAGCACAGGCTAGTAATACACCTAGTATCCAAGAGAAATACCACATAATGGCTCCTTAATTAATAAAGTGACGCTTTGTTCTTTTCAATAAACTCACGGTTTAGACGACCATACATCTTGAAGTACGTCCAAATGGTGTAGCTTAATACGATAGGTACAAAGATAATCGCAGCCCAAGTCATAACGTTCAGAGTCATTTCACTTGCTGTGGCATCCCACATCGTTAAGCTCACGTTTGGATCAAGCGATGAAGGCATGATGAACGGGAACATTGCTGCGCCACATGTCACGATAATACCTGCAATAGCGAGTGAGCTAAATAAGAATGCAAAGCCACTACGATTCAAACGACTAGCGAGTAATACAAGAATCGGCATAACTAGACCCAATACAGGGAATAACATTGTTAGCGGGTATTTATCGTAGTTAGCTAACCAAGCACCAGCTTCAACAGCAACGGTTTTAGTCGTTGGGTTTGAAGGGCCCGCAGTGTCAATTACCGAAGTAATAACATAGCCATCAATACCATTAACTAACCAAACACCTGCAGCAGCAAATAGTACCGTCACAAGTAAGCCACAAATTTGCGCCGCTTTAGCAGCACGAACACGTAGCTCACCTTCAGTTTTCATTTGTAGCCATGATGCACCTTGCATCATCACCATTAATGCACTGATTAAACCAGCAAGTAAACCGAATGGGTTTAATAAACCAATTAAGCCACCGTGGTATGTCGCACGTAAAAATTCGTCAAAATTAAACGGTACGCCTTGGAGTAAGTTACCAAACGCAACACCGATAATCAGTGGTGGAACAAATCCGCCAACGAATAACGCCCAATCCCACGACTTACGCCATCTTGGATCTTCAATTTTTGAGCGGTAATCAAAACCAACAGGACGTAGGAATAACGCAAACAGTACCAACATCATAGCCACATAGAAGCCAGAGAAAGATACACCGTAAACCATAGGCCAAGCAGCAAATAATGCACCACCAGCGGTGATTAACCAAACTTGGTTACCATCCCAGTGAGGAGCAATGGTGTTGATCATAATACGGCGATCAGTGTCATCTTTACCAATGATAGGTAATAACGCACCCACACCCATATCAAAACCATCTGTCACAGCAAACCCAACTAGCAATACGCCAACCAGAGCCCACCAGATAAATCTTAGCATTTCATAATCAAACATAATCAGGTCCTCAGATTAAGCATCTTGGTTTTCAAAATGATATCTACCAGTCTTAAGGCTTGATGGGCCAAGACGAGCAAACTTAAACATTAAGAACAATTCAATCACTAATAGAATCGAGTAGAACACAGTGATAGAAATGATACTGAACCATAGATCAGACGTTGTTAGACTTGATGCAGACATAAAGGTCGGCAACACTTCTGAAATCGTCCAAGGTTGACGTCCGTACTCAGCCACGAACCAACCACACTCAATCGCAATCCAAGGTAGTGGTAAGCTGTATAGCGCCGCTTTAAGTACCCAAGGTTTTTCTTCAATCTTGTGACGCGTGCTTTGCCAGAATGCCGCAGCAAACACGAATAACATAATCACACCAGCACCAACCATCACACGGAATGACCAGAACATAGGCGCAACGTTAGGGATAGAGTCTTTCGCAGCAGCTTTAATTTGCTCTTCTGTCGCATCAACTACATTTTCAGTATAACGCTTCAACAATAAGCCATAGCCTAAGTCGCCTTTTACCGCTTCAAAGTCTTCACGTAATTGTGGACTTTCGTCACCTGCACGTAGTCTTTCAAGGAATGAATAAGCAATCATACCGTTACGAATGTGCACTTCATGTTCATCAATTAAGTCGATGATACCTGTGACTTGCTCATCTAAAGAACGCGTAGCAATGATACCCATCGCATAAGGGATTTTTAGGGCAAAGTCAGTTTCCATTTTTTCTTGATTCGGGAAACCTACCGCAGTAAATGCAGCTGGAGCTGGCTCAGTGTGCCATTCTGCTTCAATTGCCGCTAACTTAACGCGTTGTACTTCACCTACTTTATAGCCAGATTCATCGCCCAGTACGATAACCGATAAAATCGCTGCCATACCGAAACTTGCTGCAATCGCAAATGAACGACGCGCAAATGGTAAATCACGGCCTTTAAGGATGTAGTATGAACTAATTGCAAGAACGAACATTGCACCGGCAACATAACCTGATGCAACCGTATGAACGAACTTAACTTGTGCTACAGGGTTAAATACCACTTCAGCAAAACTAGTCATTTCCATACGCATTGTTTCGTAATTGAATACTGACCCAACTGGGTTTTGCATCCAACCGTTTGCGATCAAAATCCATAGCGCTGACATGTTAGAGCCAATAGCAACTAACCAAGTTACAGCTAAATGTTGGCGCTTACTGAAACGATCCCAACCGAAGAAGAACATACCCACTAGAGTAGACTCTAAGAAGAATGCCATTAAGCCTTCAATTGCTAATGGGGCACCAAAGATATCACCCACATAATGTGAGAAATATGACCAGTTAGTACCAAACTGGAATTCCATTGCTAAACCGGTTGTCACACCGAGTGCAAAGTTAATCCCGAACAACTTACCCCAGAACTTAGTCATATCTTTATAAATTTGATTATCAGTCATCACATAAAGTGACTCCATGATCGCCAAAATAAAGGCTAAACCTAAGGTTAAAGGTACAAACAGAAAGTGATACATGGCTGTTAGCGCGAACTGCAATCGTGACAGCTCTACAACCTCTTCAATAATCATTGGCGACTCCTTACTCGGTACATCCAAATGCCATGATGATTCCCATCAATCACAACAAGTGCCATTGCAGGAAAAAATTTAAAATACTTTAAGTAGCAACATTGCCACGTTAACAACTTGTTAAACACAAGCTTTATTTCATCTCAATCTCGTGGGTAGTTTATCTTGTTAAAACACCTCGTAAATGAGACGTTTATCACACTTAAGCGCAAAAAGTGACTTAACACTACAAAACTAAAACCACCAATAATGATTAATCATTAAATATCAAGAACTTAAATAAAAAATCAAATACTGTAGACCTGTAATTTATATCACCGAAATTTGACTCCAATCAACATATTCAGCAATAAAAATGTGGTTTTTTACGGGTTTTGAGCATGGGCGCAAAGTACCACTTACTAGGTGTTGACCCCAGCTCAAATAACTGCTAGGGATTTGTTTACATTTTTGTAAAATCAACATCTCTAAACCACCTAAAACTAATCAAAGCCCTCCTAAAGCAAAAAATAAACACTTAACATTTAAGGCCTAGATTATCTACACCTAAAAAGATATCACCCAATAAAAAATAACAATAAAAATCAATAAGATAAATGTAAAAACAATATTTAAAACCAACAAAAACCTTAAGTTTCGGATAAGTTATACTAATAGCTAAGATTAATTTATTTCGTTTGAGTGTTTTATAAGGAGAATATAGAATTCTCCTCGTATTCAGAGAAGGTCGATTGGACTTGAACAAAATGGACATCAAGTTGCATCCCCAACTCTACTAATTTTAATATTACTGAGTGGAGATTTAGCACATGACTAAATTATTTGAGCGTTTCATCAACAGCTACAAAAAAGTATTTGTTGAAATGTACCAAGCGTACTAAACCGTTTTATATTGTTGCTCTCGTTTGTGTCTTAGCTTTAGACACCCATTAGCAGCAATACAACGAAAGATAGAATAAGTATGCAATTGCTTGCTGACGCTATTGGACGTTACCCTTGATGTTTTGTTAGCGCAAAACAGCTCTTGCAGATCACTTGCAACATAGAGCATTGACTAGCCCTTTAGAGTTTCGATTCTAAGGGGCTTTTTAATGCCCCTTATTGATGTCTTTCTTTATCTCAAGTTTCTATATCTAAACTTTCTTTATTTAAAGTAAGAAGTATTCAAACATACGTTTGATATTGAGCTGTTGATCAACTTTTGACTGAGATTTGACCAATTGTCCAAACTTCGTTTGGATTAAGGTCAACGTCGTGGCGCTTCGCCCACACCAGAGCTAAGGGGGAAAGCGCTTGTCCCCCTTAACAATCCCTCAGCGCTCCGGCGAAATTTAAACAGCAAAATTTCCAACGGAGAATCATCCAGCGTTAACCTTCTTTTGCAGCCCGCTTCGGTAAGCTATAAAAATCACTAACGCTTCCGATGGGGCGTCTGATGTATAGAGAATTACGAATGTCACGATGGGATGGATGCCAAAGAGTCACCCTTCCCCTCGAAAGCTAGCTGGCATCTTAAGTGCAGGATACACTAACTGCCTTGAAGCACATGGATGTGCGAGAAAAGGCCGTGGCCAGACTCATGCGATTTTCTTGCTTACCTCAATTCAAATGAAACATTCGAAAAACCATTAAACTTGAATTTATTAAACATATTCTCTCTGTTGATTTAATCTTATCAATCACTTAAGTTAGTTGGCCTATTACATACACATCAAAAGCAGTTTAATCACAGACATGGAGTTCACGTGATAAAGTATTTTCTTCTATTTACCTTCTTATTCTCCTCCTTCAGCGCTCAAGCAAATAAGTTAATTAACGATGATAGCGTCAGTAATCAGACAAATTGCTTTAGTTCTATTTTTGCTGACTACGATACTTGGCATAAATTCATGGAAGAAAAGTATCGAAAGAAATTAAAAATTGAACACAAATTCAATAAAGCATTATCACAATTTGATGCCACGTTTGGCACAGAAAAGTTCAATCACTTTAAAGCGAATTTATCTTGTAGCACATTTAGGTATACGGTAAATAATACCGAGGTGATGGGCTATGTCATAAAACCCAAAGAGCCTGAAGCTAAGTTACCCGTTTTAATTTATAACCGCGGTGGTAACGGCAACTTTGGCAGTGTTGTCTTTGGCACAATGATGTACGAATTATTTCCGATTGTAGAGCAAGGCTTTGTCATCATCGGGAGTCAATACCGTGGAGTTCATGTTAAGCAGCCAAGTGCTAAAGATGAATTTGGCGGAAAAGATGTGAGTGACGTTATTGCTCTACTCGATTTAATCCCCAATATTAAAGGCGCAGATCCGCAGCGCATTGGCATGTACGGAGGCAGCCGCGGCGGTATGCAGACACATTTAGCCATGAAACAAGCAAGCGGCATCAAAGCAATTGCTACAATTGCGGGCGTATCAGATTTACAACAAGGGTTACTAGAACGCCCAGAAATGGAAAATGTTTATAAAAAACGAATTCCTTATTATGGGCTCAAAAAAGATACAGAGTTATCGAAACGCTCTGTTATCAATTGGGTCAATGATTTATCCCCCAATGTACCTATCTTACTGATCCACGGCACCGAAGATAAACGTGTTGCAGCGGACCAATCCATTGTACTTGCTG from the Shewanella japonica genome contains:
- a CDS encoding methyl-accepting chemotaxis protein, giving the protein MNYRSWSLTKQITYFSLALTVLVFSIISSVSYFSSSNVLKEKAIDSMNEQMQSNAALIELQYTSLLALARRNADILRAMYPGNFHKPDRTVRVYSTQTPALVHEKEQINATKSKVDRFSNLTGGTATIFVKDGDDFLRISTSLKKADGKRALATYLGSSHPGYQTLINGNEYEGYAKLFGKDYMTVYRPIKNASNEVIGILYIGFDITDSISELQKTINNLKVEETGHYMLVRNNDQRLISHPNFATGEALNSDILNGLDINQLLGRHQSVEYVNHQQQQMFANSINIPGWNWTLIGLTQTAELNNESLQLLYITTGVAVLGILLISGLLAALQIKALAPLQRFQQQLKALGKGDLSQQFEVSDPNSKNEIDLITLSAADMSNNLKELIFSLQHSVETLESQAQKAQEMARLNGDESASLMMQTNQIATAIEEMSASIRDVASHSNEGAVKSQQVDQSSRSGHKQLTDVVESLNALKTQLNESQDNIENVSKESEAINQVTEVINSIAEQTNLLALNAAIEAARAGEQGRGFAVVADEVRSLAQRTQSSISEISKTIGQLQAQVKVTSQQMSDSHRLGTESAEQGFETSEQLSQITVSIGELATFTSSIASATEQQSAVADEITRNLHQISTLANEGQERASETVDVADGLSSLASELNTKINFFKI
- a CDS encoding DM13 domain-containing protein; this encodes MKKRTLAALLASHTLALAIGFGGGIYALPILTAPDAPSSEKVASLDTQQRYTAEFTRDLKDSDALHWGEGTVMIGDDYITLNGKLSPGPDFKVYLAKEFVETEADFNRLKSSMVQVADVKTFDNFLVPITKDIDVGDYNTVIIWCESFGQFITAAQYQ
- the cydX gene encoding cytochrome bd-I oxidase subunit CydX, with protein sequence MWYFSWILGVLLACAFGIINALWLENTENLDRISEADAKDK
- the cydB gene encoding cytochrome d ubiquinol oxidase subunit II is translated as MFDYEMLRFIWWALVGVLLVGFAVTDGFDMGVGALLPIIGKDDTDRRIMINTIAPHWDGNQVWLITAGGALFAAWPMVYGVSFSGFYVAMMLVLFALFLRPVGFDYRSKIEDPRWRKSWDWALFVGGFVPPLIIGVAFGNLLQGVPFNFDEFLRATYHGGLIGLLNPFGLLAGLISALMVMMQGASWLQMKTEGELRVRAAKAAQICGLLVTVLFAAAGVWLVNGIDGYVITSVIDTAGPSNPTTKTVAVEAGAWLANYDKYPLTMLFPVLGLVMPILVLLASRLNRSGFAFLFSSLAIAGIIVTCGAAMFPFIMPSSLDPNVSLTMWDATASEMTLNVMTWAAIIFVPIVLSYTIWTYFKMYGRLNREFIEKNKASLY
- a CDS encoding cytochrome ubiquinol oxidase subunit I, whose product is MIIEEVVELSRLQFALTAMYHFLFVPLTLGLAFILAIMESLYVMTDNQIYKDMTKFWGKLFGINFALGVTTGLAMEFQFGTNWSYFSHYVGDIFGAPLAIEGLMAFFLESTLVGMFFFGWDRFSKRQHLAVTWLVAIGSNMSALWILIANGWMQNPVGSVFNYETMRMEMTSFAEVVFNPVAQVKFVHTVASGYVAGAMFVLAISSYYILKGRDLPFARRSFAIAASFGMAAILSVIVLGDESGYKVGEVQRVKLAAIEAEWHTEPAPAAFTAVGFPNQEKMETDFALKIPYAMGIIATRSLDEQVTGIIDLIDEHEVHIRNGMIAYSFLERLRAGDESPQLREDFEAVKGDLGYGLLLKRYTENVVDATEEQIKAAAKDSIPNVAPMFWSFRVMVGAGVIMLFVFAAAFWQSTRHKIEEKPWVLKAALYSLPLPWIAIECGWFVAEYGRQPWTISEVLPTFMSASSLTTSDLWFSIISITVFYSILLVIELFLMFKFARLGPSSLKTGRYHFENQDA